GAGGTTCGCCGCTCGGGTGATGCCGTGCTTGCGCAGCAGCACGGTCGCCTGCGCCGAGCGCGCGCCGGAACGGCACACGGTCACCACCGGTTTTTCGCCGGCCAGCTCCTTCGCGCGCTGCTCAAGCACGCCGAGCGGGATCAGCGTCGCGCCGGGAATGTGGCCGAGCGGTCCGTTGAACTCGGCAGGTTCGCGCACGTCCACCACCTGCACCCGGTCGAGATTCTCTTCCAGCCAGTCCGGCCGCACTTCCCAGATGCCGGCAAAGGTGAACACGAGCGGCGCCCAGTCCGGCTCGTCGTCCAACACCGCCTCCTTTTGCGGCCGTCCGCAGCGCAGGTTGGCCGGCACCGCGACCTCCATCTGCTTCGGATGCGGCAGCCCGAGATGGGTCATGTAGCCGACGAAGTCGTCCTCGCCCACCGCCTCGCCGAGGCGCGGGTTGAAACGCTTCTCCTCGGCGATGCTGGAGCAGGTGAGGCCCCGGTAGTCGTGCGCGGGATAGACGAGACAGGTGCCCGGCAGCGCGAACAGACGCTCGCGCACCGAGCGATAGAGCGTACGCGCATCGCCGCTCTGGAAGTCGGTGCGGCCGCAACCGCGGATGAGAAGCGCGTCCCCGGTGAACACCATCGCCTCGTTGTCGAGCACGTAGGACAGGCAGCCGGCGGTGTGGCCCGGCGTCTCCAGGGCAACGAGATAGCGCCGGCCGAATGCGATCCGCTCGCCGTGCGCGAGCATCCGCTCGGCACCCGCAGCGCCGGTCTTCGCCCCGAGCGCGATCTTCGAGCCCAAGCGCCGCCTGAGCAGCCACGCGCCGGTGACGTGGTCGGCGTGCACATGCGTCTCCAGGGTCCACACGAGCCTGGCGCCCAGCTCCGCGATCAGCGCCGCATCGCGCCGCGCCTGCTCGAACACCGGGTCAATGAGCACCGCCTCGAGCGTGGCGGAGTCGGCAAGAAGGTACGTGTAGGTCGAGGACTGCGGGTCGAACAACTGCCGGAAAATCACGGCGGAAACTCTACCCCTCTTTTCGGCCGCCGCGCAGGGGGGGCGAACGCCGGCGCGAAAGCGCGCACGCGCCCTTCCTCGCCGGCCTAGCCCTGAGCGCGCAGCCGCACCAGGTACTCGCCCGCCACGATCGCCGCCGGGTACAGCACCGCCTCTTCCCGATGCGCATGCAGGATCAGATCCTCGGCAAAGGCCACATAGTCGCCCTTGTCCTCCGCGGCCGCGACGCGCGCAAGCTCGCGCAGCGCCTCGGAAATCCGGCGGTGCTCGGCGGTCATCCGGCCGATTTCGTCGCGCAGCGCCTGCACCATCCGCGCGGCCTCGCCGGCCGGTGTCTGCGCTTCGCCGCGCGCAAGTTCCGGGAGCAGCGCAAGCAGCGGCTGCACGAACTTCTCCTCGCGCAGGAAATGCGCGTCCGCGAGCGCCGCGACCTTCGCCGCCGCCGGGCCGATCGGCCCGTCTTCGCGCATGGCGCGCTTGAGCG
The Burkholderiales bacterium DNA segment above includes these coding regions:
- a CDS encoding rhodanese-like domain-containing protein; protein product: MIFRQLFDPQSSTYTYLLADSATLEAVLIDPVFEQARRDAALIAELGARLVWTLETHVHADHVTGAWLLRRRLGSKIALGAKTGAAGAERMLAHGERIAFGRRYLVALETPGHTAGCLSYVLDNEAMVFTGDALLIRGCGRTDFQSGDARTLYRSVRERLFALPGTCLVYPAHDYRGLTCSSIAEEKRFNPRLGEAVGEDDFVGYMTHLGLPHPKQMEVAVPANLRCGRPQKEAVLDDEPDWAPLVFTFAGIWEVRPDWLEENLDRVQVVDVREPAEFNGPLGHIPGATLIPLGVLEQRAKELAGEKPVVTVCRSGARSAQATVLLRKHGITRAANLAGGMLRWRALGYRAEGAHD
- a CDS encoding hemerythrin domain-containing protein → MSGDTQQLLKAEHESLRATLKRAMREDGPIGPAAAKVAALADAHFLREEKFVQPLLALLPELARGEAQTPAGEAARMVQALRDEIGRMTAEHRRISEALRELARVAAAEDKGDYVAFAEDLILHAHREEAVLYPAAIVAGEYLVRLRAQG